TAATTTCCACAATCAATTTTTCAGAGAAAGACTTTTGTTGGAATTCCAACATTCGGAATTATAAAACTTCAGAAAGTAAAAGTGTTCGCGAGAACCACTCCCATGAAATCTTTCACAACTTCGGCTACTTCATCCAGTTTGATAGATTCTTGGTCTACAATCCTTTGGCCCACAGTTCCTAAAATAATACTGATCAAAAGCCTATTCAGGTTCGGATTTGTGATCCCTAAATGTTTTGTGATGATGGTTACGTATTCTTTCATCGCTTCTGCAATGAGCTGTTTCTCTTCATCATGATTTTTTAATCTAGAAACATCGCAGATAATATAGAGAAGATTTTGGAAATAAGTTTCTCTGTCCTTGACCATCGTAAAGAGTGCTTCTACCCTTTTTTCGATGGTTTGGTTATCTTCTCCCTTTGAATAAACTTGTAACTCTTCGATGTCTTTGTTGAGTACGAACTTTACAAGTTCTTTAAATATATCTTCTTTAGTGGAGAAGTAGTGGTAAAGAGTTCCGGTGGAAACATCCAATTCTGTGGCGATTTCTCTCATGGAAACAGCCGAATACCCGCGCCTCGCCAAAATATCTACACACTTGGAGAGAATCTCGGCTTTGTATTTTTCGTGGTTTACGATTTTAGGCATTTCTTGGGTCCTGAAGAGTTTTTTCTATTTACCGT
The sequence above is drawn from the Leptospira saintgironsiae genome and encodes:
- a CDS encoding TetR/AcrR family transcriptional regulator, whose amino-acid sequence is MPKIVNHEKYKAEILSKCVDILARRGYSAVSMREIATELDVSTGTLYHYFSTKEDIFKELVKFVLNKDIEELQVYSKGEDNQTIEKRVEALFTMVKDRETYFQNLLYIICDVSRLKNHDEEKQLIAEAMKEYVTIITKHLGITNPNLNRLLISIILGTVGQRIVDQESIKLDEVAEVVKDFMGVVLANTFTF